From the genome of Phycicoccus duodecadis:
CCAGGCCGCTGTACGTCCAGCCGGCGGTGGCCGGCGTCACGGTCACGAGGCTGTCGTCGGTGGACAGGGCTCGTGCGCGGTGGTGGTTGCTCACGCGGGGACCTCCATGCTGGGGTGGGTGGACGAGGGGTGGACGAGGTCGCCGGCCCGGCCGACGACGTCACGGACGCTGAGCTCTTCGGGGTAGAGCAGGACCCGGCCCGGGACCAGGCCGCGCACGTTGGGGACCTCCAGCGCGGTGCGCCAGCGGTCGAACACCCGGGGCCAGTCGCGGCCGGCGTCGCCGCCGAGCAGCAGGACGGGGCAGGTGGTGGCCGCCGCCACCCGGGCGGGGTCGGCGGTGGCGGGGATCTTCAGCCACGTGGACGCCGAGGACGAGCCGAGACCGCTCGCGATGGCCACCATCCGGGTCAGCGCGTCCTCCGAGGGGTCGCGCTCGACCGTCCCGTCGGGGCGCTTGAGGTAGGGCAGGGGCTCGACCAGCGACATCAGGCCCGCGTCGGCCAGAGCCGTCGTGATGGCGGCCACCATCTCGAGCGTGCGCGGCACCGCGGGGTCGGTCGGCTCGACCCGCAGCAGGGTCTTGCCGCCGTCGAGCCCGGTGGAGACGACGTGCTCCACGTCGTAGGCGGTCAGCCGGTCGTCGAGCTCCCAGTGGGCGCCCACGATGCCCCCGCGGTTCATCGTGCCCACGGCCAGGCGGCCGTCCAGGGCCCCCAGGAGGGCGAGCTCCTCGAGCACGTCCGCACTGCCCAGGACACCGTCGACCCGGGGGTCGGCCAGCCCGGTCAGGATGCGCTCGAGCAACGAGTGCCGGTCGACGGCGGCCATCGGGTCGGAGCCGATCGCGAGCTTCCCGCGCGCGGTGTGGTCGGCGGCCAGCAGCAGCATCCGGCCGTCGGCGCCCACGAGCGGGCGGCGGCGGCGCTCGGCCAGGGCCCGGCGCAGCGACCGCGGCTCGCGCACGCGCGCCTCGGTGAGGGCGCGGTAGTCCGCCGCGCTGAGCACGGTGTGGTGTTCACCCACGGTGGCCACTCCCCGCTCGCTCGCTCGTGGACCGCGCCGCGAACTCCTCGAGCTCGGGCAACGTCGGCATGGCGTCGGCGCAGGTCAGACGGGAGGTCACCAACGCGCCGGCGGCGTTGGCGAGCCGGCCGATCCGCTCCAGCGACCACGCGTGCACCAGGCCGGCGGCAAGGGCGCCGCCGAACGCGTCACCGGCACCGGAGCCGCAGCGGACCGCCACGGGGATGGGGTCGACGACGACCCGCTCGTCGGCGGTGGCGAGGAGCACGCCGTCGGCGCCCATCTTGACGACGGCCAGCGCGACGCCCCGCGAGAGCAGGGCGTCGGCGGCGCCGTGCGGCTCGCCCGTCCCGACCGCCATGGCGCACTCGGCCCGGTTCCCGATCACGACGCTCGACACCGCGATGGCGTCCTGCGCCGACCGCGTCGCCGTGGCCACGTCGGGCCACAGCGAGGGGCGCAGGTCGAGGTCGAGCACCGTGTGGGGCCGGCGGGCCCGGCGCCGCATCCACGTCATGGTGGTGGCCGCGGTGGCCCCCACCGCGAGCGCGCTGCCGCTGACCCACAGGACCGCGCAGGAGTCGAGGGTGGCGTCGTCGACGGCAGCCGGCGCGATGTCGGTGTCCGGGGCGTCCGGGGGCCGGAGGAACGCGATGGTCGGCTCGGCCGGGTCCTCCAGGGCGACGAGGACGACCGGGGTCTGGGCGCCCGGCCGGCTCGCGACGTGGCGGGTGACGACACCGAGCTCCTCGAGCCGGGCCGTGGCGTAGGCGCCCAGCAGGTCGTCGCCGACCGCCGTGACCAGGGCCGAGCGCAGCCCGAGACGGGCCCCCGCGACCGCGACGTTGGTGGGGCTGCCCCCGATGGACTTGACGAAGGTCTGGGGCTCCAGGAACGAGGCGTGCGCCTCCTGGGCGTAGAGGTCGACGCTGATCCGGCCCACCGCCAGCAGGTCCACCGGGGCGCTCGTCACGCGCTGGGCTCGAGGGAGGGGGCCACGACCTCGTGCAGGTAGCGCAGGGACTCCTCGACGCCGCGGACCGGGCCCTCGCCCGGCTCCGGCATCGCCCCGGTGATGGCCGTGTCCTGCTCGATGACGTACCACCCCTGGTAGCCGGCCTGCTCGAGCTCCCGCACCACGTCGCCCAGCGGCAGGTCGCCTTGGCCGAGGGGCGGGAACAGCCCCGCCTGGACCCCCTCCATGATGGAGGTCGAACGGTCCATGAGCGCGGGGACGAGGTCCATCCGCACGTCCTTGAGGTGGACGTGGCCGACCCGGTCGGCCGCGCGCCGGGCGAAGTCGACGGGGTCGGTGCCCCCGATGGCGAGGTGCCCGGTGTCGAGGCACCAGTTCACGTCGCAGCTCTCGAGGACCCGCTCGACGTCGGGCGAGGTCTCGACCACCGTCTGCACGTGGGGGTGCAGCACCTGCGTCAGGCCGTGCTCGTCGCAGATGGTGTCGACGACCCCGAGCATCCGCACGAGGTGCTGGTGCTCCTCACGGGTCAGGGTCCGCGGCACCGACCAGTCGTCGTCCATGACGGGGCACGAGACGAACGTCGTGGCACCCGCCGCGCCGAGCAGCTCGGCCACCGACCGCGCGTACGCGGTGGCCTGCTCGCGGCGGGCGGGGTCGTGCAGCACCAGGGGGGTGAACCCGCCCAGCAGGGACATGCCGTGGCCGTCGAGGACGGAGCGGATGCCCGAAGCCTCGGTGGGGAGGAAGCCGGGGGCGCCGTACTCGGTGGCGCGCAGGCCCAGACCGGTCATCTCGGAGAGCACCCGGTCGGTCGGCAGCATCTGCCCCCAGCCCGGTACCTCGCAGATACCCCACGAGATGGGGGCGGAGGCGATGCGGTCGACGAAGGCCATGGGGCTCTCTCTCATCTGCTGGAACGGTCCAGCACAGCGTGGCACAGTCGCCGCCCCCGCACAAGGGATACCGCCCCCTGATGTGACGGGAGCGCCGGGCGGGCCGACGGCCCACCCGGCGCTCCCGGTCCTCCCGGCGGCTCAGACGTTCTGGGGGAACCCGAGCTCGAGGCCGCCGTGGCTCGGGTCGAGCCAGCGCGAGGTGACCACCTTGCCGCGGGTGAAGAAGTGCACGCCCTCCATGCCGTGGGCGTGGGTGTCGCCGAACAGGCTGTTCTTCCAGCCGCCGAAGGAGTAGTAGGCCATCGGCACGGGGATCGGCACGTTGACGCCGATCATCCCGACCTCGACCTCGTTCTGGAAGCGCCGCGCGGCGCCACCGTCGTTGGTGAAGATCGCGGTGCCGTTGCCGTACGGGTTGGCGTTGATCAGCGCCAACGCCTCGTCGTAGGTCTTGACCCGCAGCACCGAGAGCACGGGGCCGAAGATCTCGTCCTGGTAGATCGACATGTCGGTGGTGACGTGGTCGAACAGCGTCGGCTTGAGGAAGTAGCCGTCGGCGTCGGCGTCCACGTCGCCCTCGCGGCCGTCGATGACCAGCGTGGCGCCGGCCTGGGTGCCGGCGTCGAGGTAGGACGTGACCTTGTCGCGGTGCTGGGCGGTGACGAGCGGGCCCATGTCGCAGCCGCGGGTGCCGTCGCCGGTGACGAGCTTGCCGACGCGGTCCTTGATCTTCTCGATGAGCTCGTCGGCGATGGTGTCGACGGCGAGGAGCGCCGAGATGGCCATGCAGCGCTCGCCGGCCGAGCCGAAGCCGGCGTTGACGGCGGCGTCGGCCGCGAGGTCGAGGTCGGCGTCGGGGAGCACGAGCATGTGGTTCTTGGCGCCACCGAGGGCCTGGACCCGCTTGCCGTGGGCGGTGCCGGTCTCGTAGACGTACTTGGCGATCGGGGTGGACCCGACGAACGACACGGCCTTCACCTGAGGGTGGGTGAGGAAGGCGTCGACGGCCTCCTTGTCACCGTGCACGACGCTGAGGATGCCGTC
Proteins encoded in this window:
- a CDS encoding Cgl0159 family (beta/alpha)8-fold protein, which gives rise to MGEHHTVLSAADYRALTEARVREPRSLRRALAERRRRPLVGADGRMLLLAADHTARGKLAIGSDPMAAVDRHSLLERILTGLADPRVDGVLGSADVLEELALLGALDGRLAVGTMNRGGIVGAHWELDDRLTAYDVEHVVSTGLDGGKTLLRVEPTDPAVPRTLEMVAAITTALADAGLMSLVEPLPYLKRPDGTVERDPSEDALTRMVAIASGLGSSSASTWLKIPATADPARVAAATTCPVLLLGGDAGRDWPRVFDRWRTALEVPNVRGLVPGRVLLYPEELSVRDVVGRAGDLVHPSSTHPSMEVPA
- a CDS encoding TIM barrel protein, producing the protein MRESPMAFVDRIASAPISWGICEVPGWGQMLPTDRVLSEMTGLGLRATEYGAPGFLPTEASGIRSVLDGHGMSLLGGFTPLVLHDPARREQATAYARSVAELLGAAGATTFVSCPVMDDDWSVPRTLTREEHQHLVRMLGVVDTICDEHGLTQVLHPHVQTVVETSPDVERVLESCDVNWCLDTGHLAIGGTDPVDFARRAADRVGHVHLKDVRMDLVPALMDRSTSIMEGVQAGLFPPLGQGDLPLGDVVRELEQAGYQGWYVIEQDTAITGAMPEPGEGPVRGVEESLRYLHEVVAPSLEPSA
- a CDS encoding CoA-acylating methylmalonate-semialdehyde dehydrogenase; the encoded protein is MTTTPTRITHLLNGVPWEGTAERTSPVFNPATGEQTGELDLASAALVDEVVTHAHEAWASGWGSISLAKRTQVLFRFRELLNERKEDIAALITAEHGKVLSDALGEVTRGLEVAEFACGIPHLMKGGFTENASTKVDVYSIRQSLGVVAVISPFNFPAMVPLWFVPVAIACGNAVVIKPSEKDPSAVNAVAELWTEAGLPDGILSVVHGDKEAVDAFLTHPQVKAVSFVGSTPIAKYVYETGTAHGKRVQALGGAKNHMLVLPDADLDLAADAAVNAGFGSAGERCMAISALLAVDTIADELIEKIKDRVGKLVTGDGTRGCDMGPLVTAQHRDKVTSYLDAGTQAGATLVIDGREGDVDADADGYFLKPTLFDHVTTDMSIYQDEIFGPVLSVLRVKTYDEALALINANPYGNGTAIFTNDGGAARRFQNEVEVGMIGVNVPIPVPMAYYSFGGWKNSLFGDTHAHGMEGVHFFTRGKVVTSRWLDPSHGGLELGFPQNV
- a CDS encoding PfkB family carbohydrate kinase, with the translated sequence MTSAPVDLLAVGRISVDLYAQEAHASFLEPQTFVKSIGGSPTNVAVAGARLGLRSALVTAVGDDLLGAYATARLEELGVVTRHVASRPGAQTPVVLVALEDPAEPTIAFLRPPDAPDTDIAPAAVDDATLDSCAVLWVSGSALAVGATAATTMTWMRRRARRPHTVLDLDLRPSLWPDVATATRSAQDAIAVSSVVIGNRAECAMAVGTGEPHGAADALLSRGVALAVVKMGADGVLLATADERVVVDPIPVAVRCGSGAGDAFGGALAAGLVHAWSLERIGRLANAAGALVTSRLTCADAMPTLPELEEFAARSTSERAGSGHRG